In Fusarium oxysporum f. sp. lycopersici 4287 chromosome 11, whole genome shotgun sequence, the following are encoded in one genomic region:
- a CDS encoding hypothetical protein (At least one base has a quality score < 10) translates to MHSSLMFLASLMVHGLAVGKSISPGTAQLTQPYYPPNANCWEYKVPVTITSENVVFDFPDWEDDYALQDFLTAATTRDSARYPSPIVGTKNETATYTLAASFCTPKHSGKKTIILATHGIGQARTHWNAAHQPDEYNFVQHAISKGYSVWFYDRLGTGESEKVSGFTNQLRKQKAILVQLAKIVKSGQYTGTFGKPDKLAVMGFSFGSFITHFAVAENPTIADAAILTAINYNTTGLNAKGLIRSFVPRVASLQNPRRFGLLNSGYLTWVDAIAQLNTQVLPTIQHYFKYPYYDLPTASYCEEYKQAFAIGEFLTIADGDFDASGFTGAALAITGETDYIICDGECRGIFEEPARTIWKNAKFEPYLHPHASHNFNFHHNATGAYGVITGFLESNGL, encoded by the exons ATGCATTCCTCTCTCATGTTTCTCGCATCCCTCATGGTGCATGGCCTTGCTGTCGGCAAATCCATTTCCCCCGGCACTGCGCAGCTCACCCAACCCTACTACCCACCAAATGCCAACTGCTGGGAGTACAAAGTTCCCGTCACCATCACCTCTGAGAACGTGGTCTTTGACTTTCCGGACTGGGAAGACGACTATGCTCTCCAAGACTTCCTAACGGCTGCAACGACTCGAGACAGTGCTAGATACCCGAGCCCCATTGTCGGCACCAAGAATGAGACTGCAACTTACACCTTGGCCGCATCCTTCTGCACGCCAAAGCATTCGGGCAAGAAGACTATCATTCTTGCGACTCACGGCATCGGGCAGGCTCGGACTCACTGGAACGCTGCCCACCAGCCAGACGAGTACAACTTCGTCCAGCATGCTATCAGCAAAGGGTACTCGGTCTGGTTCTATGACCGTCTCGGCACCGGCGAGTCTGAAAA AGTCTCTGGATTCACAAACCAGCTTCGCAAGCAAAAGGCCATCCTCGTTCAGCTCGCTAAGATCGTCAAGTCCGGCCAATACACAGGTACCTTTGGAAAGCCTGACAAGCTCGCCGTTATGGGCTTTTCCTTTGGATCGTTTATCACACACTTTGCCGTAGCCGAGAACCCAACCATTGCAGATGCCGCCATCTTGACGGCCATCAACTACAACACGACGGGACTGAACGCCAAAGGCTTGATTCGCTCTTTCGTACCCCGAGTGGCATCCCTACAAAACCCCCGCCGTTTCGGACTACTGAACTCTGGATATTTAACCTGGGTTGATGCCATTGCGCAGCTCAACACGCAAGTATTGCCCACTATTCAACA CTACTTCAAGTACCCGTACTATGATCTTCCCACAGCATCCTACTGTGAGGAATACAAGCAGGCATTTGCCATCGGAGAGTTTCTGACTATTGCTGATGGCGACTTTGACGCCAGTGGTTTCACCGGAGCTGCTCTC GCCATCACTGGAGAGACGGACTACATTATCTGCGATGGGGAGTGTCGAGGCATCTTTGAGGAGCCGGCACGAACCATCTGGAAGAATGCCAAATTTGAGCCCTACTTGCACCCACACGCGAGCCATAATTTCAATTTTCACCACAATGCTACCGGCGCCTATGGGGTTATCACCGGTTTCCTCGAATCAAACGGTCTTTAA